In Camarhynchus parvulus chromosome Z, STF_HiC, whole genome shotgun sequence, a genomic segment contains:
- the LOC115915770 gene encoding vegetative cell wall protein gp1-like, whose protein sequence is MSRVRAAGFGQGDGPPTPSRYRPPRPPFRTRTTSASGSMGQSPPDLKTTFRPLRPVGFLRSPRPTRQRVRLPAAQRAPGCPGAVPSPPFHPQTVSRLPRIYSRTPAESDRAAEAGGQAAAVYRRGQRQTLPPPGRERRPHPGPALHPSSPPPENPSASFPRSAVTAGAASAGTAFRTPKTSIPLGKTAPDLASGPRCPAAAGDTSELPRGPKRPLHAPGAAHARPRSAASRAPRAPLRPAPAAPRREGRAGGQQPCPLPSAHLPYH, encoded by the coding sequence ATGAGCCGGGTGCGGGCGGCCGGGTTTGGCCAGGGCGACGGGCCCCCTACACCTTCTCGCTATCGCCCTCCGCGGCCGCCTTTTCGCACACGCACAACCTCCGCCTCCGGGAGCATGGGGCAATCCCCCCCTGACCTTAAGACCACTTTCCGCCCACTCAGGCCGGTGGGATTCCTGCGGTCTCCGCGGCCGACCCGCCAGCGGGTCCGTCTGCCTGCGGCACAGCGGGCACCTGGCTGTCCcggggcagtgcccagccctccTTTTCATCCACAGACGGTCTCGAGGCTTCCCCGCATTTATTCGCGCACGCCGGCGGAATCAGACCGCGCTGCCGAAGCCGGCGGGCAAGCGGCAGCAGTTTACCGGCGGGGGCAGCGGCAGACGCTCCCTCCGCCGGGGCGGGAACGCCGGCCGCACCCGGGGCCAGCGCTGcacccctcctcccccccacccgAAAACCCATCTGCCTCCTTCCCCCGCAGCGCCGTGACCGCGGGAGCGGCCTCGGCCGGCACTGCTTTTCGGACACCCAAGACTTCCATTCCCCTTGGGAAAACAGCCCCCGATCTGGCCAGCGGCCCTCGGTGTCCCGCGGCCGCCGGCGACACCTCAGAGCTGCCTCGCGGGCCGAAGCGGCCCCTGCACGCCCCGGGCGCGGCACATGCGCGACCACGCAGCGCTGCCTCGCGGGCCCCGCGCGCCCCCTTGCGCCCTGCGCCCGCCGCTCCGCGCCGGGAGGGTCGGGCCGggggacagcagccctgccctctgccctccGCCCACCTCCCTTACCACTAG